Proteins from a single region of Herpetosiphonaceae bacterium:
- a CDS encoding ABC transporter ATP-binding protein, which yields MVNSEFTIAGTYRYDYRSPVRWIIAHLVRYPWLPIVVVFASISEAALFSVAPVLVGQAFDLMNSPQRTVQALLGIAGLIFASRAAQGLLGLVSAWTIEVLAQRIERDARDELVRSLLGKSQTFHNRQQVGDIMARATNDVRQLNPMVNPGISLIFGSMLNLIVPIVAIGMLNAQLLIAPLLFTAAFLVALRRYTQQLNPVAGASRGQFGVMNAGLAEAVSGIEVVKAYAQEQQERAKFTTNARKFRDLFVQEGEIRARYLPLLFYGVMYGGGFAHALWLYRQGTIEVGTIIGYMGLLGVLRFPTFISIWSFGLVQMGIAGAGRILQLITAETELDENEGGVAHPIKGALAFENVSFGYGENLILEDLSFSATPGETIAIVGQTGAGKSTLTKLVNRTYDATSGRVCVDGIDVKEWSLHSLRSQISTIEQDVFLFSRTIAENIAFGAPGTATREQIEQAAREAQAHEFIMSFPEGYDTVIGERGVTLSGGQRQRIAIARAFLTNPRILILDDSTSAIDSATEDQIQRAMRRVLQGRTTLLITHRLSQIRWADRILVLRSGRLVAQGTHDDLLQTSPAYRRIFAQYEEDRAPSAVPDRLVMTD from the coding sequence TTGGTTAACAGCGAATTTACGATCGCCGGAACGTATCGCTACGACTACCGCTCGCCGGTACGCTGGATTATAGCGCACCTCGTGCGCTATCCCTGGCTGCCGATCGTGGTGGTGTTTGCGAGCATCTCCGAGGCCGCGCTCTTCTCGGTCGCGCCGGTGCTGGTCGGGCAGGCATTCGATCTGATGAACTCTCCGCAGCGCACCGTGCAGGCGCTCCTGGGAATCGCCGGGCTGATCTTCGCCTCGCGCGCGGCGCAGGGCTTGCTTGGCCTCGTGAGCGCTTGGACGATCGAGGTGCTGGCGCAGCGGATCGAGCGCGACGCCCGCGACGAGCTGGTGCGCAGCCTGCTCGGCAAGTCGCAGACCTTTCATAATCGCCAGCAGGTCGGCGACATTATGGCGCGGGCAACCAACGATGTGCGCCAGCTCAACCCGATGGTCAATCCCGGCATCAGCCTGATCTTTGGCTCGATGCTGAACCTGATCGTGCCGATCGTCGCGATCGGGATGCTCAACGCGCAACTGCTGATCGCGCCGCTGCTCTTCACGGCAGCCTTTCTGGTCGCGCTGCGCCGCTACACCCAGCAGCTCAACCCCGTCGCGGGCGCGTCGCGCGGTCAGTTCGGCGTGATGAACGCGGGCCTGGCCGAGGCGGTGTCGGGGATCGAAGTGGTCAAGGCGTACGCCCAGGAGCAGCAGGAGCGGGCCAAGTTCACGACGAACGCGCGCAAGTTCCGCGATCTCTTTGTTCAGGAGGGCGAGATCCGCGCGCGCTATCTGCCGCTGCTCTTCTACGGCGTGATGTATGGCGGCGGCTTTGCCCACGCGCTGTGGCTCTACCGCCAGGGCACGATCGAGGTCGGCACGATCATCGGCTACATGGGCCTGCTCGGCGTGCTGCGCTTCCCGACGTTTATTTCGATCTGGAGCTTTGGGCTGGTGCAGATGGGCATCGCGGGCGCTGGCCGGATCTTGCAGTTGATCACCGCCGAGACGGAGCTGGACGAGAACGAGGGCGGCGTTGCGCATCCGATCAAGGGCGCGCTGGCGTTCGAGAACGTATCGTTCGGCTACGGCGAGAACCTGATCCTTGAAGATCTGAGCTTTAGCGCGACGCCCGGCGAGACGATCGCGATCGTCGGGCAGACCGGCGCGGGCAAGTCGACGCTGACCAAGCTGGTCAATCGCACCTACGACGCGACCAGCGGGCGGGTCTGTGTCGACGGCATCGATGTGAAGGAGTGGAGCCTGCACAGCCTGCGCTCGCAGATCTCGACGATCGAGCAGGATGTGTTCCTTTTCTCGCGGACGATCGCCGAAAACATCGCCTTTGGCGCGCCCGGCACGGCCACGCGGGAGCAGATCGAGCAGGCGGCGCGCGAGGCGCAGGCCCACGAGTTTATCATGAGCTTCCCCGAAGGCTACGACACGGTGATCGGCGAGCGCGGCGTGACGCTTTCGGGCGGTCAGCGGCAGCGCATTGCGATTGCGCGGGCGTTTCTGACCAATCCGCGCATTCTGATTCTGGACGACTCGACCAGCGCGATCGATAGCGCGACCGAGGATCAGATCCAGCGCGCGATGCGGCGAGTCTTACAGGGCCGCACCACGCTGCTGATCACCCATCGGCTGTCGCAGATCCGCTGGGCGGATCGCATTCTGGTGCTGCGTAGCGGCAGGCTGGTGGCGCAGGGTACCCACGATGATCTGTTGCAGACCAGCCCGGCGTATCGGCGGATCTTCGCCCAGTACGAGGAGGACCGCGCGCCGTCCGCTGTGCCCGATCGGCTGGTGATGACCGACTAG
- a CDS encoding ABC transporter ATP-binding protein yields the protein MGFFMDGLEAEAYDRSYNDRELIGRIGRYFRPHARTMVTVALMVVLGSLMETGVPILISAGIDQLAADPRAELLGGFALAVLVLSCFSWAFNYVRQRYSSRAVGDVVLALRQDAFTAVTDRDLSFYDQFPSGKIVSRVTSDTQDFATVVTLTMDLLSQLLMVLIIVVVLLSINVTLALLSMVIAPLVVIAALTFRAVARRTIRRSQRSTARVNALIQESISGIGVSKSFRQEGAIYDDFSRVNAQAYAVNLRTGWTFNTIFPVLDVIAGLGIAIVVYFGGLRVLDSGVSLGEWYLFVQSLAIFYFPLTSIASFWSQFQQGLSASERVFALIDAEPKVVQTASEPVEQLRGEITFQHVMFAYNAESIVLPDFSLTIPAGQTLAVVGHTGAGKSSLARLIARFYEFQGGQILVDGRDIRSFDLQSYRRHIGIVPQVPFLFAGTVADNIRYGRPDASDEEVAHVARQIGGGEWVDLLENGLQTEVGERGAKLSMGQRQLVALARVLLHNPSILILDEATASVDPFTEVQIQAGLDLVMAGRTSIVIAHRLSTVKHADRIIVLQDGRIIESGDHAGLLAQGGHYAELYNTYFRHQSIEYIEQVGQLLA from the coding sequence ATGGGCTTCTTCATGGATGGGTTGGAGGCGGAAGCCTACGACCGGAGCTATAACGATCGGGAACTGATCGGTCGGATCGGACGGTATTTCCGCCCGCACGCGCGCACGATGGTGACGGTGGCCTTGATGGTCGTGCTCGGCTCGCTGATGGAGACGGGCGTGCCGATCCTGATCTCAGCCGGGATCGATCAGCTTGCGGCAGATCCGCGCGCCGAACTGCTGGGCGGCTTTGCGCTGGCGGTGCTGGTGCTGAGCTGCTTCTCGTGGGCGTTCAACTACGTGCGCCAGCGCTACTCGTCGCGGGCGGTTGGCGATGTCGTGCTGGCGCTTCGGCAGGATGCGTTCACCGCCGTCACCGACCGCGATCTCTCGTTCTACGACCAGTTTCCATCGGGGAAGATCGTCAGCCGGGTGACATCGGACACGCAGGATTTCGCGACGGTCGTGACGCTGACGATGGATCTGCTGAGCCAACTGCTGATGGTGCTGATCATCGTGGTAGTGCTGCTGTCGATCAATGTGACGCTGGCGCTGCTGAGTATGGTGATCGCGCCGCTGGTGGTGATCGCCGCGCTGACGTTTCGCGCCGTCGCCCGCCGCACGATCCGCCGCTCGCAGCGCTCGACCGCGCGGGTCAACGCGCTGATCCAGGAGTCGATCAGCGGCATCGGCGTCTCCAAGAGCTTCCGGCAGGAGGGCGCGATCTACGATGACTTCAGCCGGGTCAACGCTCAGGCATACGCGGTCAACCTGCGCACGGGCTGGACCTTCAACACGATCTTCCCGGTGCTCGACGTGATCGCCGGTCTGGGCATCGCGATCGTGGTCTATTTCGGCGGCCTGCGCGTGCTCGACAGCGGCGTGTCGCTCGGCGAGTGGTACCTGTTCGTGCAAAGCCTGGCGATCTTCTACTTTCCGCTGACCAGCATCGCCTCGTTCTGGTCGCAGTTCCAGCAGGGCTTATCGGCCAGCGAGCGAGTCTTTGCCCTGATCGACGCCGAGCCGAAGGTGGTGCAGACCGCGAGCGAGCCAGTGGAACAACTGCGCGGCGAGATTACATTTCAGCATGTGATGTTCGCCTACAACGCGGAGTCGATCGTGCTGCCCGATTTCTCGCTGACGATCCCGGCAGGCCAGACGCTCGCGGTCGTCGGGCATACCGGCGCGGGCAAGTCGAGCCTGGCGCGGCTGATCGCGCGCTTCTACGAGTTCCAGGGCGGGCAGATTTTGGTCGACGGGCGCGATATTCGCAGCTTCGATCTTCAGTCGTACCGCCGTCATATCGGGATCGTGCCGCAGGTGCCGTTCTTGTTCGCGGGTACGGTCGCCGATAACATTCGCTACGGGCGGCCCGACGCGAGCGACGAGGAGGTCGCGCATGTGGCGCGGCAGATCGGCGGCGGCGAGTGGGTCGATCTGCTCGAAAACGGCTTGCAGACCGAAGTGGGCGAGCGCGGCGCGAAGCTGTCGATGGGCCAGCGCCAGCTAGTCGCGCTGGCGCGGGTGCTGCTCCACAATCCGTCGATCCTGATCCTCGACGAGGCGACCGCCAGCGTCGATCCGTTCACCGAGGTGCAGATCCAGGCGGGCCTCGATCTGGTGATGGCCGGGCGGACCAGCATCGTGATCGCCCACCGGCTTTCGACGGTCAAGCACGCGGATCGGATCATCGTGCTGCAAGATGGGCGGATCATCGAGTCGGGCGATCACGCGGGGCTGCTGGCGCAGGGCGGGCACTACGCCGAGCTGTATAATACCTACTTCCGTCACCAGTCGATCGAGTACATAGAGCAGGTCGGGCAGTTGCTCGCGTGA